The genomic stretch CGAACAAGGACGACTTCAAGCGCCCGGCGACCGCCCGCGTGTCGCTGGCGGTGCTCCCGAAGGCCGCCTCCCGCGCCGACACCGCCGCCGCGCTCCAGCGCGCGCAGCAGGTCCGCGCCGAGCTGGCCGGGGGCGCCGACTTCGCCGAGGTGGCGAAGCGCGAGTCGGCGGACCCGGGCTCGGCCGCGCAGGGTGGCGACCTGGGCACCTTCGGGCGCGGGCAGATGGTCCAGGCGTTCGACGAGGCGGCCTTCTCGCTCCCGGTGGGCGAGATCTCGCAGCCGGTGCTCTCGCCCTTCGGCTACCACGTGATCCAGGTGCAGGAGCGGACCGGCGACCAGGCGAAGGCGCGCCACGTCCTGATCCCGCTGGAGAAGGGCGAGGAGGAGCTGGACCGCTTCTACGCCAAGGCGGACTCACTGGAGAACCTGGCGAAGGGCAACGGGCTGGAGCGGGCCGCCCGCGCGACCGGCGCCTCGGTGCGGACCGGGGTCACCATCTCGGAGGGCTCGCCCTTCGTCCCCGGGGTCGGCTCGGCGCTGGAGGCGCTGGAGTGGGCCCAGGAGGAGCACCGCACCGGCAGCAAGGGCGCGGTGAGCGACCTGATGGAGACGGAGCAGGCGTTCTACGTGGCGAGGCTGGAGGGGTACACCCCGGAGGGGACGGTCCCGTTGCAGCAGGCCGCGCCGCAGATCCGCCGGCAGCTGGTGCTGGAGAAGAAGCAGGAGCGCGCGCGTGAGATCGGCCGGCAGATGGCCGCCGAGGTCCGCGGCGGGAAGCCGCTGCAGCAGGTCGCCGCGGCGCGCGGCCTTGAGGTGCAGCAGGTGGGCCCCTTCACCCGCGGGGAGCCGAACACGGCATTCGGGCAGGCCAACGCCGCGGTCGGCGCCGCCTTCGGGGTGCCGGTGGGCAAGGTGAGCGACCCGGTGAAGAGCAGCGCGGGTCTCTTCCTGATCCGCCCCGTCGCGCGCACCGAGGCCGACCGCAAGGCCTGGGAGGCGCAGAAGCAGCAGCAGCGCGCCATGATGATGGCCCGCCTGCAGCAGGACGCGGTCGGGCGCTGGATGGAGAGCCTGCGCAAGAACGCCGACATCGTGGACCGCCGCCGCGAGATCTTCCGCCAGAGCACCTGAGCGGTCCCGCGCGGGTAGCTCCCCGAGGAGGTACATGCGACAACTGGAGGCCCGCCCCTCGCGCG from Longimicrobiaceae bacterium encodes the following:
- a CDS encoding peptidylprolyl isomerase produces the protein MMQSMRGRAGKILGLMFAVAFVGWMFFELGLDVTGSGQNFNTNELGRVNGEPVLNQRYQTTYQEMVQQAQQGGTQLSTEQRRELEQAAWQRVVDEMLIQQAIRRQGIRASDAEVRQAALYNPHPALMQNELFQTDGRFDLQKYQQFLTGPSANEELLLQLEDYYRSVVPQQKLFSRLTAGAYVSDAELWRAWQDRHETATVEYVALDLGRLVPGEVQVSDAEVRRHYDANKDDFKRPATARVSLAVLPKAASRADTAAALQRAQQVRAELAGGADFAEVAKRESADPGSAAQGGDLGTFGRGQMVQAFDEAAFSLPVGEISQPVLSPFGYHVIQVQERTGDQAKARHVLIPLEKGEEELDRFYAKADSLENLAKGNGLERAARATGASVRTGVTISEGSPFVPGVGSALEALEWAQEEHRTGSKGAVSDLMETEQAFYVARLEGYTPEGTVPLQQAAPQIRRQLVLEKKQERAREIGRQMAAEVRGGKPLQQVAAARGLEVQQVGPFTRGEPNTAFGQANAAVGAAFGVPVGKVSDPVKSSAGLFLIRPVARTEADRKAWEAQKQQQRAMMMARLQQDAVGRWMESLRKNADIVDRRREIFRQST